From the Microvirgula aerodenitrificans DSM 15089 genome, one window contains:
- a CDS encoding OmpA family protein, whose translation MPLIRLVLCSLGIALLAACATPAGNGNDVNISQTSRGVEIRSSDSILFEPGKFEIKPGGAVFLDKVANLLNTRTRNNVIIEGHTDNTGSRQLNQDLSDVRALSVMKGLVDRGVAKNRIKAVGYGMSRPIADNGSAEGRRLNRRTDIIIVGEKQENMGKDPLGDMVKSVVDFSKRIFN comes from the coding sequence ATGCCCCTGATCAGACTCGTGCTGTGCAGCCTGGGTATCGCGTTGCTTGCCGCTTGCGCCACGCCGGCCGGCAACGGCAATGATGTCAATATTTCCCAGACCAGCCGGGGAGTGGAAATCCGCTCGTCCGATTCGATCCTGTTTGAACCGGGCAAATTCGAGATCAAGCCCGGCGGTGCAGTATTCCTGGACAAGGTCGCCAATCTGCTGAATACCCGTACCCGCAACAACGTGATCATCGAAGGGCATACCGACAATACCGGCAGCCGGCAACTGAACCAGGATCTGTCCGATGTCCGTGCGCTGTCGGTGATGAAGGGACTGGTCGACCGCGGCGTAGCCAAAAACCGCATCAAGGCGGTTGGTTATGGCATGAGCCGCCCGATTGCCGACAACGGCAGCGCGGAAGGCCGTCGGCTGAACCGCCGTACCGACATCATCATCGTGGGCGAAAAGCAGGAAAACATGGGCAAGGACCCGCTGGGAGACATGGTCAAGAGCGTCGTCGACTTCAGCAAGCGCATTTTCAACTGA
- a CDS encoding sensor histidine kinase yields the protein MRHSLFPRFSVFASVLLLTALGCQAAAPLRIGLLDPLGERSGLGGSAAAIRNLLRHSNGSELRIISHDIAGLRQAVADRTVDFVITNSGQYITLEHEFGISRIATLAAPRGTPDRAIGSAVLVRASRQDLQALSDLPGHSLMAVSPDAFGGWQTAWRELHALGISPDDLSALRFAGFPLQGIVDAVRRGDIDAGVVQTCLLEDLIAAGRVPAGELRVLSPHHGDGMSCRHSTRLYPDWPVAALRSTPPETARRLAIQLLSTPTTADGYGWSIATDYGPVSALMQELEIGPYLYLRETSPRGLALRYWPVLLGLALLLLLWGLHSLRVERQVQRRTAELRQAIVEREQAEQDAQAQREQLQHAARLSALGEMSTTLVHELAQPLAAIRNYAHGLLRRLDRTPLDPAALAEAGHGVVEQVERTEAIIDRVRHLARKRPTDRERRQAGPLLAGAVELFRCVQPSAAAALQLDIDADAASRMLNVDPLQIEQVMLNLLQNAVEATRRSAEPAIRIHVRAEADWLSIAVRDNGPGASEATLTRLFEPFYTTREQGLGLGLSICHSIIERHGGRVQAQLAANGPGLIITFTLPCTPDPA from the coding sequence ATGCGCCATTCCCTTTTCCCCCGGTTTTCCGTTTTCGCATCGGTCCTGCTGCTGACCGCGCTCGGCTGCCAGGCTGCCGCACCGCTGCGGATCGGCCTGCTCGATCCGCTGGGTGAACGCAGCGGACTGGGCGGCTCTGCCGCGGCAATTCGCAATCTGCTGCGCCACAGCAACGGCAGCGAGCTGCGCATCATCAGCCATGACATCGCCGGGCTGCGCCAGGCCGTGGCCGACCGCACCGTCGACTTCGTCATCACCAACAGCGGCCAGTACATCACGCTGGAGCACGAATTCGGCATCAGCCGCATTGCCACCCTGGCCGCGCCACGGGGCACGCCGGATCGGGCCATCGGTTCGGCCGTGCTGGTCCGGGCATCGCGCCAGGATCTGCAGGCGCTGTCCGATCTGCCCGGCCACAGTCTGATGGCCGTGTCGCCGGACGCCTTTGGCGGCTGGCAGACGGCATGGCGCGAGCTGCATGCGCTGGGCATCAGCCCTGACGATCTGTCCGCGCTGCGCTTTGCCGGGTTTCCGCTGCAGGGCATTGTCGATGCGGTGCGCCGGGGCGATATCGATGCCGGGGTGGTGCAGACCTGTCTGCTGGAAGACCTGATCGCCGCCGGGCGGGTGCCGGCCGGGGAATTGCGCGTACTGTCGCCGCACCACGGCGACGGCATGTCATGCCGGCATTCGACCCGCCTGTACCCGGACTGGCCGGTCGCCGCCCTGCGGTCGACCCCGCCAGAAACAGCGCGCCGGCTGGCCATCCAGCTGCTGTCGACACCGACGACGGCCGACGGTTATGGCTGGAGCATTGCCACCGACTACGGCCCGGTGTCGGCCCTGATGCAGGAACTCGAAATCGGCCCCTATCTCTATCTGCGCGAGACCTCGCCGCGAGGCCTCGCGCTGCGCTACTGGCCGGTCCTGCTCGGACTGGCCCTGTTGCTGTTGCTGTGGGGACTGCACAGCCTGCGGGTCGAACGCCAGGTGCAGCGCCGCACGGCAGAATTGCGCCAGGCCATCGTCGAGCGCGAACAGGCCGAGCAGGATGCGCAGGCCCAGCGTGAACAGTTGCAGCATGCCGCCCGCCTGTCGGCCCTCGGCGAAATGTCAACGACGCTGGTCCACGAGCTGGCCCAGCCGCTGGCCGCCATCCGCAATTACGCGCACGGTCTGCTGCGCCGGCTCGACCGCACGCCGCTCGACCCGGCTGCACTGGCCGAGGCCGGCCATGGCGTGGTTGAACAGGTCGAACGCACCGAGGCCATCATTGACCGCGTCCGCCATCTGGCGCGAAAACGTCCGACAGACCGCGAGCGTCGTCAGGCCGGCCCGTTGCTGGCCGGCGCAGTCGAGCTGTTCCGCTGCGTGCAGCCGTCGGCCGCCGCCGCGCTGCAACTGGACATCGACGCCGACGCGGCCTCGCGCATGCTGAATGTCGATCCGCTGCAGATCGAGCAGGTCATGCTGAATCTGCTGCAGAATGCCGTCGAGGCAACCCGGCGCAGCGCGGAACCGGCGATTCGCATCCATGTCCGCGCCGAGGCAGACTGGCTGAGCATTGCGGTGCGGGACAACGGCCCCGGCGCCAGCGAAGCCACCCTGACCCGGCTGTTCGAACCGTTCTACACCACACGTGAGCAGGGACTCGGGCTCGGGCTGTCGATCTGCCATTCGATCATCGAACGCCACGGCGGCCGCGTCCAGGCACAGTTGGCCGCCAACGGCCCCGGTCTGATCATCACCTTCACCCTGCCCTGCACCCCGGACCCCGCATGA
- a CDS encoding zinc ribbon domain-containing protein: MAECTACHTRNNDDARFCRGCGKPLTAATPAAADAEAACTACGAPHPPGQRFCRACGHDMSAAPVTSKPADALRPAPVPEEKARPGLPPVAPEPVRPAPAGDVPLTDARPKKADGQPGARPARPAAPARSGRWKGWLLLGVIVLAVVAVAGAWFLSQPAPGQLPAAAAPAEPGTVELAPDMKLTDKPAVSVDPAAPAMPAVTPEPAPVAPVPAPQDMQPDEPVRAAPKVMVPDAPASMAAPEADVPDRPKPRAEKKPEARPKATNQHDEILRQKEALKQQLGM; the protein is encoded by the coding sequence ATGGCGGAATGTACTGCGTGCCATACCCGCAATAACGATGACGCGCGCTTTTGCCGGGGCTGCGGCAAGCCGCTGACGGCCGCGACGCCGGCTGCAGCCGACGCCGAAGCGGCCTGTACCGCCTGTGGCGCACCGCATCCCCCGGGGCAGCGTTTCTGCCGCGCCTGCGGACACGACATGTCTGCAGCGCCGGTCACCAGCAAGCCGGCTGACGCTCTGCGCCCCGCCCCCGTCCCGGAGGAAAAGGCCAGGCCAGGCCTGCCGCCGGTTGCACCCGAACCGGTCCGGCCGGCGCCGGCTGGGGATGTGCCGCTGACTGATGCGCGCCCGAAAAAGGCTGACGGTCAGCCCGGGGCGCGTCCTGCCAGGCCCGCCGCACCGGCCCGTTCCGGCCGCTGGAAAGGGTGGCTGCTGCTCGGGGTGATCGTGCTGGCCGTTGTCGCCGTGGCTGGCGCCTGGTTCCTGTCGCAGCCTGCGCCCGGTCAGTTGCCGGCAGCGGCCGCACCCGCCGAACCGGGCACGGTGGAACTGGCACCGGATATGAAACTGACCGACAAGCCGGCTGTGTCAGTGGACCCGGCGGCACCGGCCATGCCCGCCGTCACGCCGGAACCGGCCCCGGTGGCGCCGGTGCCGGCGCCGCAGGACATGCAACCGGATGAGCCGGTCCGCGCCGCGCCCAAAGTGATGGTGCCCGATGCCCCTGCCAGCATGGCGGCGCCGGAGGCCGATGTTCCGGACAGACCGAAGCCCAGGGCGGAAAAGAAGCCCGAAGCCAGGCCGAAGGCAACGAATCAGCATGACGAAATCCTGCGCCAGAAAGAGGCGCTGAAACAACAGCTTGGCATGTGA
- a CDS encoding response regulator transcription factor, with amino-acid sequence MNTDTLIYIVDDDAGLRRSLAYLLDSVGWKREAFDSSEAFLAGWQPQRPACLLLDVRMPGISGLELQRRLRRDGHQLPIVFMTGHGDIPMAVEAMRAGAVDFIEKPFRDQALLDALERALHKVPAAMRMLSLRDKYATLTARERMVAEQVAAGMPNKRIAQRLDISERTVQVHRQNALDKMGAASAAELAAALLRLEDGSAP; translated from the coding sequence ATGAATACCGATACCCTGATCTATATCGTCGATGATGACGCCGGCCTGCGCCGCTCGCTGGCCTATCTGCTCGACTCGGTCGGCTGGAAAAGGGAAGCCTTCGACAGTAGCGAGGCCTTTCTCGCCGGCTGGCAACCGCAGCGTCCCGCCTGCCTGCTGCTCGATGTCCGCATGCCGGGTATCAGCGGGCTTGAGCTGCAGCGCCGCCTGCGGCGTGATGGCCACCAGTTGCCGATCGTGTTCATGACCGGTCATGGCGACATCCCGATGGCCGTGGAGGCGATGCGCGCCGGCGCAGTCGACTTTATCGAAAAGCCGTTCCGCGACCAGGCCCTGCTTGATGCGCTGGAGCGCGCCTTGCACAAGGTGCCGGCGGCCATGCGCATGCTGTCGCTGCGCGACAAGTATGCAACGCTGACGGCGCGCGAACGCATGGTGGCGGAACAGGTCGCCGCCGGCATGCCGAACAAGCGCATCGCCCAGCGACTGGACATCAGCGAGCGCACGGTGCAGGTCCATCGCCAGAATGCGCTGGACAAGATGGGCGCAGCGTCGGCGGCGGAACTCGCCGCCGCGCTGCTGCGGCTGGAGGACGGAAGCGCACCCTGA
- a CDS encoding zinc ribbon domain-containing protein codes for MRRFCTRCGHPDDDAARFCGQCGAPMKIKAPAAAVAPAAVRPWLNRRRVAGIAVALLVAGGAATWALLPQSASEAVFAAAIDQSLAADRVAQRRTVCLGNFDYGRSPVNTSRFDSATNNWLAELVKAGLYQPPRELNGGLFSQFQYVQTETGRAAVRDGRLCVADGLRVEAVTAFTPPETLNGVLVTEASVRYRLDRPAAWLSEPIRRELFHGESGPGGKVALARIDGKWKVASASERQALSQALFIRELGAAGVDLAREEVQRRGLVAAVIHWFQQLLPAR; via the coding sequence ATGCGCCGATTCTGTACCCGCTGTGGTCATCCGGACGATGATGCTGCCCGCTTCTGCGGCCAGTGTGGCGCCCCGATGAAAATCAAGGCACCGGCTGCCGCCGTTGCTCCCGCTGCCGTGCGCCCGTGGCTGAACCGGCGCCGGGTGGCGGGCATCGCCGTTGCGTTGCTTGTGGCCGGCGGTGCCGCGACCTGGGCGCTGTTGCCGCAATCCGCATCGGAGGCGGTATTTGCTGCCGCCATCGACCAGTCGCTGGCGGCCGATCGCGTCGCACAGCGCAGAACGGTGTGCCTGGGCAACTTCGATTACGGTCGAAGCCCGGTCAACACCAGCCGTTTTGACAGTGCGACCAACAATTGGCTGGCCGAGCTGGTCAAAGCGGGTCTGTACCAGCCTCCCCGTGAGCTGAACGGCGGTCTTTTCAGCCAGTTCCAGTATGTGCAGACCGAAACGGGCCGTGCGGCGGTTCGTGATGGCCGGTTGTGCGTGGCTGACGGTCTGCGGGTCGAGGCCGTGACCGCGTTCACGCCGCCGGAGACGCTGAATGGCGTCCTGGTGACCGAAGCCAGCGTGCGTTACCGGCTGGACCGGCCGGCAGCCTGGCTCAGCGAGCCGATCCGGCGCGAGCTGTTCCATGGCGAGAGCGGTCCGGGCGGGAAGGTCGCCCTGGCCCGCATCGACGGCAAGTGGAAAGTGGCATCAGCCAGCGAGCGGCAGGCCCTGAGTCAGGCGCTGTTCATCCGTGAACTCGGCGCGGCCGGGGTCGATC